In a single window of the Nicotiana tomentosiformis chromosome 8, ASM39032v3, whole genome shotgun sequence genome:
- the LOC104097454 gene encoding vesicle-associated protein 1-2-like has product MSNSSGELLQIETLELQFPFELKKQISCSIQLTNKSDNYVAFKVKTTNPKKYCVRPNTGVVMPHSASDVTVTMQAQKEAPADMQCKDKFLLQSVVASPGATAKDITPEMFNKEEGNHVEDCKLRVVYVPPQQPPSPVQEGSEEGSSPRASVSENGALNTSDFNNISRAYIEQQDSSSETKALISKLTEEKISVIQQNNKFQQELELLRRERNRNRGGIPTIYVLIIGLLGILLGYLLKKT; this is encoded by the exons ATGAGTAACAGCAGTGGAGAGCTACTTCAAATCGAGACTCTTGAGCTTCAGTTTCCCT TTGAATTGAAGAAGCAGATCTCATGCTCTATACAGTTGACAAACAAGTCCGATAACTATGTTGCTTTCAAG GTGAAGACGACGAATCCAAAGAAGTATTGTGTAAGGCCCAATACTGGAGTTGTCATGCCTCACTCTGCCAGCGATGTCACAG TTACAATGCAAGCGCAGAAGGAGGCTCCAGCAGACATGCAATGCAAGGATAAGTTCCTGCTTCAAAGTGTTGTTGCAAGCCCTGGCGCTACTGCAAAGGACATTACTCCTGAGATG TTCAATAAGGAGGAGGGGAATCATGTGGAGGATTGTAAGTTGAGAGTCGTTTACGTTCCACCTCAACAACCACCATCGCCTGTGCAGGAGGGTTCCGAGGAAGGTTCCTCTCCTAGGGCCTCAGTATCTGAAAATGGAGCTCTAAATACATCCGATTTTAATAAT ATTTCAAGGGCATATATTGAGCAGCAAGACAGCTCGTCGGAG ACAAAGGCACTAATTTCGAAGCTGACAGAAGAGAAAATTTCTGTTATACAGCAAAATAACAAGTTTCAGCAAGAATTG GAGCTCTTGAGACGAGAACGTAACAGAAATCGTGGTGGGATCCCAACTATATATGTTCTCATTATTGGATTGCTGGGCATCCTTCTGGGCTATCTTCTCAAAAAGACATAA